From the genome of Longimicrobiaceae bacterium, one region includes:
- the ychF gene encoding redox-regulated ATPase YchF produces MLKLGIVGLPNVGKSTLFNALTAAGADAANYPFCTVEPNVGMVEVPDRRVDLLAEQVKPQRVLRAVVQFVDIAGLVKGASEGEGLGNQFLNNIRETDAVVHVVRCFDDDDVVHVMGSVDPVRDREVINLELALSDLAVAEKRIERARKAAKGGDKDATTEVSLLERIIAVLSEGQPARTVDASADEVKLMKSYNLLTAKPVLYLANVSEDDLPEGDNEHVRALRKAVEESGEEAHIVPVSSKIESEVAELPEAERAEFLSSLGLTEPGLHALIREGYRLLGLQVYFTAGEKEVRAWEIPIGAKAPEAAGVIHSDFERGFIRAETVAFADFEKTGSVKAAREQGLMRSEGKEYVVKDGDILLFRFNV; encoded by the coding sequence ATGCTCAAGCTCGGCATCGTCGGCCTTCCGAACGTGGGCAAGTCCACGCTCTTCAACGCACTGACCGCCGCGGGCGCGGACGCCGCCAACTACCCGTTCTGTACCGTGGAGCCCAACGTGGGCATGGTGGAGGTCCCGGACCGCCGCGTGGACCTGCTCGCGGAGCAGGTGAAGCCGCAGCGCGTCCTGCGCGCGGTCGTGCAGTTCGTGGACATCGCCGGCCTGGTGAAGGGCGCGTCGGAGGGCGAGGGGCTGGGCAACCAGTTCCTCAACAACATCCGCGAGACCGACGCGGTCGTCCACGTCGTCCGCTGCTTCGACGACGACGATGTGGTGCACGTGATGGGCTCCGTCGATCCGGTGCGCGACCGCGAGGTCATCAACCTGGAGCTGGCGCTGTCGGACCTGGCCGTGGCGGAGAAGCGCATCGAGCGCGCGCGCAAGGCGGCCAAGGGCGGCGACAAGGACGCCACGACCGAGGTCTCGCTGCTGGAGCGCATCATCGCCGTGCTCTCCGAAGGCCAGCCCGCCCGCACCGTCGACGCGAGCGCGGACGAGGTCAAGCTGATGAAGTCGTACAACCTGCTCACCGCCAAGCCCGTCCTCTACCTCGCCAACGTGTCGGAAGACGACCTGCCGGAGGGCGACAACGAGCACGTCCGGGCGCTTCGCAAGGCCGTGGAGGAGAGCGGGGAAGAGGCGCACATCGTCCCCGTCTCCAGCAAGATCGAGTCTGAGGTCGCCGAGCTGCCGGAGGCGGAGCGCGCCGAGTTCCTCTCCTCGCTCGGCCTCACCGAGCCCGGCCTCCACGCGCTCATCCGCGAGGGCTACCGTCTTCTCGGGCTCCAGGTGTACTTCACCGCGGGCGAGAAGGAAGTGCGCGCCTGGGAGATCCCCATCGGCGCCAAGGCCCCCGAGGCAGCCGGCGTGATCCACTCGGACTTCGAGCGCGGCTTCATCCGCGCCGAGACGGTGGCGTTCGCGGACTTCGAGAAGACCGGCTCCGTGAAGGCCGCCCGCGAGCAGGGCCTGATGCGCTCCGAGGGCAAGGAATACGTCGTCAAAGAC